The Desulfurobacteriaceae bacterium genome segment TGTTGGCTATAAAAATTCTCTCCTTGATTGCTTGAGTAAGGGAGAAAGCTTGGAAAGCGCAATAGTAAAACTTGAAAATAAAGGATTTAAGAACTTAGACATAATACCGAGTGGAAATCTTGATGATAACGTATTTAGTTACTCAAAAAAGACAGTAGCTTATTTTTTTTCAAGACTTGCAGGACTTTTACAGAGCTACGATGTAGCTATATTTGACCTCGGAGCAGGGGTAAACAACTTTTTACTCGGCGTATTAGCTTCGGTAAACCATCCAGTCCTTGTCGTGAATCCTGAACCTCCTTCAATAGTGGATGCCTATAGCTTAATGAAACTGTCTTATTTAACCTACGGAGTCAGGCAGTTTAACTTTGTAGTTAACAGAGCTGGAGAAAAGGAATTTAGAAGAGTGAAGTTAAAGTTTGAAAGTATGAGAAACTTTCTGCCAAAGGTAGAGATGAATTTCTTAGGTTACATGCCACCCATAAAGAACTTGCACCATGTTGTCAGCTCTATGAAGTTTGCCGAAGCTGTAAAGAAGAATTCTAAATTGAGAGAAAAGGTTCTTGATATTTTCAAGGAGATTGTTGATGTTTCTCAGAAAGAAGAGAGAGGAAACTTTTTCACCAAACTACTGAGAATGCTGGATAGATAATGCCTCACTATAAGAAAGAGGAAATAAGGGTAGAGGATTACATTCCCTTAGTGAGAAAGATAGCTTCTTCTATATATAAACGTCTACCGGATTATGCAGGGGTTGAATTTGAAGACCTTGTAGGAGTAGGTTATGTAGGTTTAATGGAAGCTAAGCACCATTTTGATGAAGAAAAAAATGCAAGTTTCGGAACTTACGCTTCAATAATAATAAGGGGTAGAATTCTAGATTATCTTCGCAGTCTTGATGTACGAACAAAAGAAGAAAAAAAAGAGGAAATAAACAGGAGAAAGACCATCAGCATAGAAGAGTTTTTAAGTGATTCTGTTAAAGAAGACCGTCTGAGCTTTTTGGGAACTGAAGATAACAACATTCTTGAAAGGATAGAAAAGGAAGAACTTGTAAACTTAGTAGCTGAAGCAATAGATTCTGTGCTGAATGATAATGAGAAACTGGTTCTTTCTCTTTTTTTCAAGGAAGGATTGAAACAAAGAGAGATAGCAGATATAATGGAGTTAACTCCGGCAAGGATTACCCAAATAAAGAAAACAGCTTTGAGAAAAGTAAGGGAGCACCTAAAAAGACATGGAATATAGAGTCGTTTTCGATACTAACCTATCACCGGTTGAAAAGAGTGGACAGTTTCCCTTAGAAATTCTGGTAATTATTGGGATAATAGCTCTTTTTTCTCTTTTTTCTTGGATTTCCTGCAGGAAGAGAATCAATAAAGTGGAAACCGAGTTCTCACTTTTAAAGAGTAAAGTCAACAAAGTACATCTTACTTTCCTAGAACTGGCTTCTAAGTTCTCAAATAGGACTTCTTCATCTAAAGAACCCCCTCCCAAAAGCAAGAAGTTAACCGAGTCTGATATTGACAGGATAGCAGATATTATGATTTCAAAAGCTCCTGTAAAGATAAATAGGGATAGACTAAAAGAATTAATAGCAAAGGGTGATATTAAAGCTCTCGCAAAAGCTTTAAAGATGAGCATTTCAGAGGTGGAAATCCTTTTCAAACTTTAACATCCACAAGAACGGTTACTATTTGAGAATCCTCTTCTACTTCATCATCTAAGAATTTAGAACTCTTAGCATTGCGAAACATTTGAGAGAAGGCTCCTTGTTCTTTTCCCCCAGAGTAGGCAAAAGCTAAGGAGATATTTGAAAAGCCAAGACTTGAAAGAGTATTGGCCAAATTCTGAAGGACAGCCGGACTAAAATGAAGATTCCCGTTTTGAGAGTTCGTTAAGAACAGAATTTTTGCCATTCCAAGACGATTATTTAAAAGGACTCCGACAGAGCTTCCTTTGGTTACTTCTGTATGAAACTTTACCACTCCTTTCATAGGTTCATAGTGGGATTTAACGAATTCTTTAAGAGTCTGTGGTTCATCAGTTTTGGTGTTGCCGGAAGACAGCTCTTGTAATTCTTTAGGTTTAATATTGTGGTCTACGGGAAGCTCATGGTTTCCGCTGTTTGCATTTAAAAGGTTGTTTTTTCCGGATTTTGCTACCGATCTGTTCTTTACGAATCTTTTAAGAGTCTGTGGTTCGTCTGCATGCTTAAGAAAATTAAGAAGCTTCTTAGAAATTTTTTTTGTTGATAGGACAGGCAAGGTTGTTTTTTTTGTTGCAAGAAGGTGAAGGCGTTTAGACACTAAGGAATGGAAATTTTCAGATTGTAGGGAGCAAGAAATCTTAGGTAACACAGAATAGGAATCTTTGGAAAGGCTGACGGAAAAGATAATTTGTTGTACTTTAGACTGTAAGAAGTGATAGTTTTTAAGAGATATGGAATTGGAACTTTCGGGTGGTTGGAAATTTTTGGGGGTACTGAAACTGTGGAGTTTTACCATATCTTTATAGAAAAAACCAAAAAACGAATCACAAACTCCCCCTCCCTCCTTTCTTTTAACACTACCCTCTACCTTTTTGCACGAAACGGAATAAATGACTCTCTTTTGGCCGTCTATACGAGCCTTTGTCTTTAAATTTATTGCGCACTTATGAGGCTCTTGAAACTGAAGGAAAGAACTCAATAGCTGAGAAAAAGGTGAAGATTCTAAAGAGGCATTAACCTCTTCGTTAAAGCGAGAAACTCGCCTTCTCAGTTGCGAGAAAAGCTCATTTTTTTCCAAAAAAACACCCTTATGAGGCATTTTCACTTTTCTCCTTTCTAAGGCCTTTTAGGTATTCTTCATCCAATTTCTCAAATATCAATTTGGCTCTTCTGGGA includes the following:
- a CDS encoding AAA family ATPase is translated as MAVTVGIASGKGGVGKTTLAVLLGLTSAFYGKKTLIIDTDVGMGNVNIMLGVGYKNSLLDCLSKGESLESAIVKLENKGFKNLDIIPSGNLDDNVFSYSKKTVAYFFSRLAGLLQSYDVAIFDLGAGVNNFLLGVLASVNHPVLVVNPEPPSIVDAYSLMKLSYLTYGVRQFNFVVNRAGEKEFRRVKLKFESMRNFLPKVEMNFLGYMPPIKNLHHVVSSMKFAEAVKKNSKLREKVLDIFKEIVDVSQKEERGNFFTKLLRMLDR
- a CDS encoding sigma-70 family RNA polymerase sigma factor; amino-acid sequence: MPHYKKEEIRVEDYIPLVRKIASSIYKRLPDYAGVEFEDLVGVGYVGLMEAKHHFDEEKNASFGTYASIIIRGRILDYLRSLDVRTKEEKKEEINRRKTISIEEFLSDSVKEDRLSFLGTEDNNILERIEKEELVNLVAEAIDSVLNDNEKLVLSLFFKEGLKQREIADIMELTPARITQIKKTALRKVREHLKRHGI